In Clarias gariepinus isolate MV-2021 ecotype Netherlands chromosome 1, CGAR_prim_01v2, whole genome shotgun sequence, one DNA window encodes the following:
- the LOC128520212 gene encoding aerolysin-like protein produces MSALADVVAVGANGGNPFNFNGTENGSTLQKICVWLGDWQVKAIKVCLTDGQSKQFGVPAGDVKEFIFEDGEHFTSLSLWANSRGTRLGAIKFKTTHSREFYVKQRSEGLNQEVPVDVASGICMGITGRSGSDIDCFGFIFINPIKSTKLTDVEYPTLKEVIPKVNVRKIKSMTYHNDTSLTQEYKVETSQKITQKSSWSVTGKLELTYTLEVNAEIPLITKKKSNYDFKLGVDGAYPSEMSEERMELYSFLVKVLPGKTVDVDITLGQALVDLPFKGKVKITCHNGGVLEFKTSGTYKGVTYTAGDVTVTESAKNLGGASKSAKFILKM; encoded by the coding sequence ATGTCAGCCCTGGCAGATGTAGTTGCAGTTGGTGCGAATGGAGGAAACCCCTTTAATTTTAATGGCACTGAAAATGGATCCACATTGCAAAAGATCTGCGTGTGGCTCGGTGACTGGCAAGTGAAGGCCATAAAGGTCTGCCTTACTGATGGCCAGTCCAAGCAGTTTGGTGTACCTGCTGGGGATGTTAAAGAGTTTATATTTGAAGATGGAGAGCATTTCACCTCCCTTTCACTATGGGCAAATTCAAGGGGAACACGTCTGGGTGCCATCAAATTCAAGACAACTCACTCCAGGGAGTTCTATGTAAAGCAGAGAAGTGAAGGGTTGAACCAAGAAGTTCCAGTTGATGTTGCTTCTGGGATCTGCATGGGAATCACAGGGCGTTCAGGTTCAGATATTGATTGCTTCGGCTTCATATTCATTAACCCGATCAAGTCTACTAAGCTTACAGATGTTGAGTATCCTACACTTAAGGAAGTGATACCCAAAGTAAATGTCAGGAAAATCAAATCCATGACCTACCACAATGATACTTCTCTAACTCAAGAATACAAAGTTGAAACCTCCCAAAAAATAACGCAGAAATCCTCCTGGTCAGTTACTGGAAAATTGGAGTTGACATACACTCTGGAAGTGAACGCAGAAATCCCACtgattacaaagaaaaaatcaaACTATGATTTCAAACTTGGTGTTGATGGTGCATATCCTTCAGAGATGAGTGAAGAGAGAATGGAGCTTTACTCATTTCTTGTTAAAGTCCTTCCAGGTAAAACCGTGGATGTGGACATCACACTTGGCCAGGCTCTAGTTGATCTCCCTTTTAAGGGCAAAGTCAAGATTACATGCCATAATGGTGGTGTGCTGGAATTTAAAACCAGTGGAACCTACAAAGGTGTCACTTACACTGCTGGAGATGTAACTGTGACTGAATCAGCCAAAAACCTCGGTGGGGCCTCAAAATCTGCAAAGTTTAttctaaaaatgtaa